A segment of the Natrinema sp. SYSU A 869 genome:
CCGCGATATCGGAACGTGGCGTCTTGTCCAGAACTGGCTCAAGTCTGGTTCTGGACAAGCCACAAGTCAACTAGGCTTAAAAGAAGGATATTGACAAGAACGACGATTTCAATGTCTCCACTGCATAGTGGCAGTGCAGGAGTTCACTGACAAGCCTCGGGGCTTGACCCCGAGGCAGTTGATCAGAGCTGGTATGCAACTCTCGCTCAGCGGAGAACCAGATGGCTGCGCCTGATACCGACGTCTGTTCCGGACAAATGAGAATCAGATGCCGTCTGGCCCCTGTATTATACTGACTCGTTCAGGAGATTACTGATATGCTCATTGATCGCTTCGAGATCCTTGTCGAACACACCAAACATGGTAAAATGCCCCCACAAGCTAGGGATCGGTCGCAACTCACTGTCTGGAATCATCTTCTCCTCGTATTCGCAGTCTCGCACCGGGAAAAACATATCCTCCTCAAACGGCATGACGTATACTTTCGCCACAACTCGGCCAAGCGCTGCTTCAAGATCCCCATCGGTATTTCGGCTCACGTCGCCATGCTGCCATTTCGTCGCCATCGTGAGTAAATTATTCGGGTCCATTGGAAGAAACCAATTCTCCCAGAAGTTTGCCATGAAATCATCGACTGACTGGAACCCTGCCCGCTCCCAGGCCTGTTCGGATTGGTGATAGAACTGGGTGCTTAGACCCATGACCGACCAGATAAGAGCGTGTCGCCGCAGCCCTGTGTGAACGGCGTGCGGCTCCGTATAAAACCCATCATTCCATGCGGGGTCTGAACAGATCATCTCTTTGTGGGCCTCGATAAAAAGCTGGTCGTGTGGTGTGACCTTGGCCGTACCAGCGATCGGGGCAGCCCGCTTGACCATATCCGGATACCGAACGATCCACTCATAGGTTTGCTGTGCACCCATTGACCAGCCAAGGATGAGTTGGAATTCTTTAATCTCAAACTCCTCCGTGATGAGTTTGTGCTGGGCGCGGATGTCGTCCTCAATCATCACATCCGGGAAATAACCCATGCCACCGTCTTGCGGCGGCGTGTTGTGCGGTGACGTCGAGAGGCCATTCCCGAGCTGATTCGGGAGAATGACGAAATACTCTGTCGGGTCGATTGCCATATCTTCGCCGATAAACCGTTCCATATCCCGGTGGGTCCCGGAATACATATGGGGAAAGAGGATAACGTTATCCTTCTCGTCATTCAGGTCCCCGAACGTCTGATAGGCGGACGCTAGGCTGCCTTCTCTGGAACGAACGATCCACGCTTGAGGAGGACTGTGATCGCTGTTGCGGCTTGGTTACTTTTCGTTGTGCTTTCTCGAGCCACCTACGGCGCAATACTACAATTATCTTCATGTATACGATATT
Coding sequences within it:
- a CDS encoding alpha/beta fold hydrolase — translated: MVRSREGSLASAYQTFGDLNDEKDNVILFPHMYSGTHRDMERFIGEDMAIDPTEYFVILPNQLGNGLSTSPHNTPPQDGGMGYFPDVMIEDDIRAQHKLITEEFEIKEFQLILGWSMGAQQTYEWIVRYPDMVKRAAPIAGTAKVTPHDQLFIEAHKEMICSDPAWNDGFYTEPHAVHTGLRRHALIWSVMGLSTQFYHQSEQAWERAGFQSVDDFMANFWENWFLPMDPNNLLTMATKWQHGDVSRNTDGDLEAALGRVVAKVYVMPFEEDMFFPVRDCEYEEKMIPDSELRPIPSLWGHFTMFGVFDKDLEAINEHISNLLNESV